The Onthophagus taurus isolate NC chromosome 2, IU_Otau_3.0, whole genome shotgun sequence genome includes a window with the following:
- the LOC111426065 gene encoding carbonic anhydrase 2, with protein sequence MSNWGYSSSNGPETWAESYPTAAGPRQSPVDIKAVNFEVMKKLDWKYNPKNTIDICNTGYGWKVHVDGKGSELIGGPLQGKYILEQYHCHWGATSEKGSEHTVDGISYAAELHFVHWNAEKYQSFEEAAQQPDGLCVLGVFLKSGRQHDEVEKIVSYLSNIEYKSEHKKINEAIDPNQMLPQNSSYWTYLGSLTTPPCSECVIWIVFKEPIEVSEKQLEAFRSLKSYCCEEGCPCDDFSGFVKTNFRPTLPLGQRQIKECPNC encoded by the exons ATGTCTAACTGGGGTTATTCTTCTTCAAATG gACCTGAAACTTGGGCTGAAAGTTATCCAACAGCAGCAGGACCTAGACAAAGCCCCGTGGATATTAAAGCggttaattttgaagttatgaAAAAATTAGATTGGAAATATAATCCTAAAAATACTATCGATATTTGTAATACTGGTTATGGATGGAAGGTACATGTTGATGGAAAAGGGTCCG AATTAATTGGAGGACCATTACAAGGAAAATACATTTTAGAACAATATCATTGTCATTGGGGTGCAACAAGTGAAAAAGGATCAGAACATACAGTTGATGGAATATCTTATGCAGCTGAG CTTCATTTCGTACATTGGAACGCTGAAAAATATCAATCGTTTGAGGAAGCAGCTCAACAACCTGACGGATTATGTGTTTTGGgcgtttttttgaaatctgGTAGACAACACGATGAAGTAGAAAAAATTGTGTCTTACTTATCTAACATAGAGTATAAAAGCGagcataaaaaaataaacgaggCAATTGATCCAAACCAAATGCTACCTCAAAACAGTAGCTATTGGACTTATTTGGGATCTTTAACAACTCCTCCGTGCTCTGAATGTGTAATTTGgattgtttttaaagaacCTATTGAAGTATCAGAGAAAcag ttggAAGCCTTCAGATCTTTAAAATCTTATTGTTGCGAAGAGGGTTGTCCTTGCGACGATTTTTCAGGTTTCGTAAAAACCAATTTTCGCCCAACGCTTCCATTGGGCCAAAGACAAATTAAAGAGTGtccaaattgttaa
- the LOC111426048 gene encoding melanocortin receptor 5-like — MEYNNNTNDTGHLIDQYRYVFFYTVPILTIFCIISVIINIKVLLAVRWLRKPISPTIHMSLSLAAADAISSFLLGYSIVANILFKHANCYFATYIEMYRLSCIIITVIHLLVLSMNHWLGVLKPLHYSFMMTTRRVTIIIIFLWILPITFFNIYFFAHSKYSEFCPDFLQDFKFRMTFAAIFFISLISMVFLYVHILIIVIQHQIEWKKLSRSGSKRSRHITSNSSQQKRAMQGTIKAVCTTLLILGSCLIGWVPSLLKFILFCKNGCVYDRIPDNIGIELNLFLSHLAFFLFVLKTLANPIIYSRRMIEIQEATRRMNSELCGVFCQSNDPDINHSDTQSIPLGCSTSVRSMHRLNGLHTVQKSIRLSQRTLV; from the exons atggaatataataataataccaaCGATACAGGTCATTTAATAGATCAATATCGTTACGTATTCTTCTATACAGTTccaatattaacaatattctGTATAATCAgcgtaattataaatataaaagtgcTTTTAGCTGTAAGATGGCTGCGTAAACCTATATCTCCAACAATTCATATGAGTTTAAGTTTAGCTGCGGCTGATGCTATATCATCATTCCTTTTAGGATACAGCATAGTTGCAAATATCCTATTCAAGCATGCAAATTGTTACTTTGCTACATACATTGAAATGTATCGACTCAGTTGTATTATTATAACAGTAATTCATTTATTGGTATTAAGCATGAATCATTGGTTGGGAGTTTTAAAGCCTTTACATTATTCCTTTATGATGACAACGAGAAGAGTGACAAtaatcataattttcttatggaTCTTAcccataacattttttaatatatatttcttCGCTCATAGTAAATACAGCGAATTTTGCCCGGATTTTTTACAAGATTTTAAATTCAGAATGACTTTTGCTgcgatttttttcatttcgttGATATCTATGGTATTTCTTTACGTTCACATATTGATAATTGTGATACAACATCAAATAGAATGGAAAAAACTTTCTCGATCTGGAAGTAAACGAAGTCGGCACATAACATCGAACAGTTCCCAACAAAAACGTGCTATGCAAGGTACAATTAAAGCCGTTTGTACTACATTACTTATATTGGGATCGTGCTTAATCGGTTGGGTACcgtcattattaaaatttatcctATTTTGTAAAAACGGATGTGTTTATGATAGGATCCCGGATAATATTGGGATTGAACTCAATTTATTCCTATCTCATTTAGCATTCTTTCTATTCGTATTGAAAACGCTTGCAAATCCTATTATCTATTCGAGGAGGATGATCGAAATacag GAGGCGACTCGTCGGATGAACTCGGAACTCTGCGGGGTATTCTGTCAATCGAACGACCCGGACATCAACCACTCCGATACACAATCAATTCCCTTAGGGTGCAGCACTTCTGTACGATCTATGCACCGATTAAACGGATTACATACCGTTCAGAAAAGTATTCGTTTATCACAGAGGACGTtagtttaa